Proteins encoded within one genomic window of Panicum virgatum strain AP13 chromosome 1N, P.virgatum_v5, whole genome shotgun sequence:
- the LOC120655674 gene encoding prefoldin subunit 1-like, with the protein MADEANRTAFMELQARMFDTTGKIKQLQTQMRSKEGEKKRAYLTLEELRQLPEDTNTYKTVGKVFILEPKSVLLNEQEQKFNESESAIASMQTSKEYLEKQLGEVENNIRELLHQDPGLARQILSMTVQ; encoded by the exons ATGGCGGATGAAGCCAACCGAACG GCGTTCATGGAGCTGCAGGCCCGGATGTTTGATACCACCGGAAAGATCAAGCAG TTACAAACCCAAATGCGTTCTAAAGAGGGGGAAAAGAAGCGTGCTTACCTCACTCTGGAGGAACTCCGCCAATTGCCAGAGGACACTAACACCTACAAGACTGTTG GAAAAGT GTTTATTTTGGAGCCAAAATCAGTTCTTTTGAACGAGCAAGAGCAAAAATTTAATGAAAGTGAGAGCGCGATAGCATCAATGCAG ACTTCTAAGGAATATCTTGAGAAACAGTTGGGAGAGGTGGAGAACAACATCAGAGAGCTGCTTCATCAGGACCCGGGGCTTGCACGCCAGATTCTCTCGATGACTGTCCAATGA
- the LOC120655676 gene encoding uncharacterized protein LOC120655676, protein MLRQTFILPRGTQDSVRHYARKMLGESFRRWKSELNTKYVKKGRTPFADYGEITQAQWEEFVRQKSTEQSLALSKKNTEQATSNVHKVHLGPSGYQKKADQWHREREAAIAAGQPDPFEGLTEHAMFWLQARKPKIVEGKPHFDKPETEAIAQKMYELTELQKQGKFSVKRDKDMLSTTIGTKEHGGRIRGVSSKLTFRDGFEEDRSTYKRHDRYKEEMIQAAEKAAESKFKEMFAQLTEQQLGQKWMNPLQLGQQQSGHMVMMPPLVLAQRIRPVLRAVLPQPQHNHIRWIASQILLHACCSNQ, encoded by the coding sequence ATGTTGAGGCAAACATTTATTTTGCCAAGAGGAACTCAAGATAGCGTGAGGCATTATGCTAGGAAGATGCTGGGTGAGAGTTTCCGCCGGTGGAAGAGCGAACTCAACACTAAGTATGTCAAAAAGGGCCGAACACCATTTGCGGATTACGGGGAAATCACTCAAGCACAATGGGAAGAGTTTGTTCGGCAAAAGAGCACCGAACAATCTCTAGCGCTAAGCAAGAAAAATACTGAGCAGGCAACGAGCAATGTACATAAAGTACATCTTGGCCCGAGTGGATACCAAAAGAAGGCCGATCAATGGCACCGTGAAAGAGAGGCTGCAATAGCCGCAGGGCAACCAGACCCTTTTGAAGGCCTTACTGAGCATGCCATGTTCTGGCTTCAAGCCAGGAAGCCTAAGATAGTGGAAGGCAAGCCACATTTTGACAAACCCGAGACTGAAGCCATCGCACAAAAAATGTACGAACTTACCGAGCTTCAGAAACAAGGAAAGTTCAGCGTCAAGAGGGACAAGGACATGCTTAGTACAACCATTGGGACCAAAGAGCACGGAGGCCGCATCAGAGGCGTGTCCTCAAAGTTGACCTTTAGGGATGGATTCGAGGAGGACCGCTCTACCTACAAGAGGCATGACCGCTACAAGGAAGAGATGATACAAGCGGCCGAGAAAGCAGCGGAATCAAAGTTTAAGGAAATGTTTGCACAATTAACAGAGCAGCAATTAGGGCAAAAATGGATGAATCCGTTGCAATTGGGGCAGCAGCAATCCGGCCATATGGTGATGATGCCCCCTCTGGTATTAGCCCAGCGAATACGGCCTGTGCTCAGAGCAGTGTTGCCTCAACCACAGCACAACCATATCCGGTGGATTGCATCACAAATACTACTCCATGCATGCTGCTCTAACCAATAG